The DNA region AAAAAACTATATCAGGATAATTAATCCCACCATAACTTgtcttcaaattaaactaaCCCCTAAGTTTTTATATCGAATAGATAAATCCCTCTTCAAATCTTTTTACTTGTTATTGTAAGTCCCATAAGAAATTAAAATCTTTGAATATTATTTTAAGTGATAAATTAAGAAAGTGACATATCTTGAACACgaagggacaacaacaacataccagtaTAATCTCACCAggtggggtctggagagggtaaagtgtatgcaaaccttacctctacccttcaggtagagaggctgtttccaataAAGctcaagaagagatgaaaaagcATCAGTAATAATAAGTAGTAATAACAGCAAAATGCCAGGATAACGTAGTAAAAGAAACAATCAGATAGTACTAGAGATCTAAGAATAAGCAAACGTAATAAATATAATACTACTCCTAGTACGGAAAAGAAATATGTGTGCCACCTACTAACCCTCTACCTTGATACTCGATCTCAACACCTTCTTATCCAGGGTCACGTCCTCGGTTCTCGGTAAGCTGTAACTGCGTCATATCCTGCCTAATCACCTCTTTCCCAAGACTTCTTAGGCCTACCTCTCCCTCTTCTCAGCCCAATCACAACCAGCCTCTCATACCTCCTTAGGGGAGCATCTGCGAATCTCCTCTGCATGTGTCTGAACCACCTCAACCTCCCTTCCAAAGATCTTGTCCACCACGAAGGTCACTCCTACCTTGTCCCATATCACTTCATTTCTAATCTTATCTCTCATGGTATAAAAGCAcaagaaatataaaaaagaaagctAGCTCCATTATTGTACATGATGTGATCAGTGAAATTCTTAAAAATATAGTTAAGACTGTTGAACTACTAATGATATTAAACATGCCTAACAAGAGGTACTCTGTAGTTTCACAAGTTCTACTACTATAAAAGAACTACTATTAGTTGATAATTGATATCAGTTCAAGTTTGAAGATAGGAAATAGTTTCCAGGtaaaactcaagtctcggggaGTCTCAAATCAACAACcgcaaaaaataattacaacaacatacccagtgaaatcccacatagtaaggtctagggagggtagagtgtacgcaaaccttactcctaccttgggaggtagagaggttttTTCCGGTAGAAAGTCATAGCGAAATACGAGAAAAAGCATGATAAAGATgtctgaaaaaaaaataactgtAACTACAACAAATTAATACGATAACCGATGTACAAGAAACAATATGTAGTAGCAAAAATCGAAAGACAAGAAACTACAGGAGTAATGCTACGACTACTTGTATGAAAAGGTAAGTAGGACAACGTTCAACTACCTaataaccttctaccctaatcagtatcctccataacctcctatctaaggtcatgttcTCGATAAGCTGGACTTGTGCcttgtcctgtctaatcacatctccccaatacttcttcggccttaCTCTACCAGTCCTGAAACCATTCATatccaacctctcacacctccgcgtCGGGGCGTCCGTGCACCTCTTTTGCACATGGccgaaccatctcagcctcgctttcCGTATCTTATCCTCCATTGAGGTcactcccaccttatcccgaatattttcatttctaatctatctctcctagtaagcccacacaaccatcacaacatcctcatttccgcaactttcatcttctgaatgtAAGAGTTCCTGACTGGCCAATACTCcaccccatacaacatagttggtCGAACCACCACTTAGTAGAACCGCCAAAAATAATtgcaacaaataaacaaaatctTTAGCCAAAGTAACGAAGGCTAAAGATGCTACTCTTACCACAACAAAAGTGTTTCGTCTAAACACTTTAATAATGGTATATATAGGGACAAACCCCACTTCAACGATATTCTTGTTGTCACTGTCAATGTAAAATGTATTATTCAGCCACCCCTTTGTCAGCTAAAACGAAACATGTCCAGCAGCATTAATATTGGTGTCTAGTCCTCGAGCTCTTGGCCAGCACCCTCCTCCGATGAGGTTGACTTGGGAAAGAACTCTTCACCAGAATACAACTCTCGATATATCTGCACAAAaatagcacaagaataccaaatCGAATAAAGTCTTGAATATCTACCTTTCTCCTAAATGCATGAGAACGGGCCATGGCAAAGAGGGCACAAgacgaaagaagaaaaaagagggcGGGATCAGGGTGAAAGAAGATACGGCCCAACATAAAACAGGTTTATTTAAGAAGAGTGGAATGCATATTACCTTTTCTGTAGCACCCAGAAGATCATGGTAATACTCCCATCTGGCATGGGGTACAAATGATGTTATCTAGTACATCCTGAAACTGAGGgacaaaaaatggaaaaatcagGACAACTCGCCAGGCATATATCGCAAACTGAGGGATCATTGATAAATGAGATTATTAGTTCATGGATAAATGAATAATTATTTGGGGATTTTAAGGTGGATCATACCTGATATGCTGCGTTTTCTGTTTGGTACAGTTGGCTTAATTATGTGCTACCTTAATAGTAATCCAATCTAGCATTTTACACTATTGGATTAAATTACCAGTCGGGTGTTTTATGATCTGTAAGAAACTAGATTTATTAACAACACTACAATATTCGATTTTCCATCACTATTTCATATCCATCCACCAAACTAACACTAATTACCCATAATTTTCAACCATGAAGTATATAATGTGCAATAGAAGAACTGCAAAATGGTTTAAAAAAGTAGAGAACACGAGATTGTGCTTAGTTAGTGTTGGCACTAGCACGTggatgttttgatgattgacaaagtgaaTGAACCAGGTCTATgaacatgttctatctcagaCACAGATGCGAGATAAAGTTGAATGAACCAAGAGCTTGAACCAGGTCCATGAACATGTTCCAGCTCAAAGTCCTGCTGCAAGTAGAACTCTTGAAGTAAAAAGATTCTGTGAGATAAGGACTTGGCAGACAAGTTACAAGATTTCTTGCCATAATTATCAAGATAAAATTCAAACTCCTAAAAGAATACTAAAGCCGCGTGAATGCAAGAAACCTATGTCAACTCAAACCCTAATTCTCATAATGGACCTCATCGTGTAGGGTTTGTGTTTAGCCAACTTCATGCACATCAAAAGCTATATATATTCAAGTCCTTTCTTTAAGAATCTTAGACACTCATAGAGAGGAAATCAGAAATTGAGCGAGCAACTTAGTAGAAAAGAGTGCAAAGAGGGTTGAGTTACTTATTGCCTTTACTAGcttaaaaaatgaattcataGATGTTTAAGCTAGTAAAGacaaaactgaaaaggaaaacTGTTTCTCGATAGAACAAGTAACTCAACTTTGGTTCATCAGTCGTGGCACTCCAATCTGAAGTTCTAAAGCTAACTATTAAAACTAGAAAATCTGAAGTTAGCAATGAACTACTTAGGGCTGAATCTGAACCGAAAGGAATAAAAAATCAGTTGCATTTTGAAAGAGAAAAGTCCAGCGAAATTAGTTCAAAACTCACTAAAACAAAATTTGATCTAGAAAGACCTTGTCTCTGGACACGATCCTCTCAGTTGCTCACAAATCTCACCAGTCAAACCTAACCTGGTTCAATCTTACCAGTCAAACCTAACCTGGTTCAATCTTAGTGTTGGTGTTCATTTCTAGGCTGTAAGATGTTTGGAACAGGTTGCCCGGAGGCTTCAGGGACACgggtttgtcatcatcaaaaagggggaatttgTTGGCACTAGCACGTgaatgttttgatgattgacaaagtaaaTGAACCAGGTCtgtgaacatgttccatctGAAACACAAATGCGAGATAAAGTTGAATGAACCAGGTCCATGAAATGTTCCAGCTCAGAGTCTTGCTGCGAGTAGAACTCTTGAAGTAAGAAGATTCTATGAGATAAGGATTTGGCGGACAAGTTACAGGATTTCTTGCCATAATTATCACGATACACTTCAGACTCCTATAGGAATACTGAAGCCGCGTGAATGCAAGAAACCTAAGTCAACTCAAACCCTAATTCTCATAATAGGCCTCATCATGTAGGGTTTGTGTTCAGCCGACTTGATACACACCAAAAGCTATACATATTCAAGTCCTTTCACAAAGAATCTTACGCACTCACATAGAGAGGAAATCAGAAATTGAGCGAACACAGTCAATGCAATAATTGAGAGTGCTAATTCCTGAAGTGCGGCTTGATACagagaagaagattgaagaacttGTTTCATAGAGTTATGTTTTATGGTCTTCAATTATAGAATATGGTATTAGGATTTTTTATTGAGTTGTACCTTTACCAACTTTCCTATAAGCAATAGTGATAGGTATAAACGTTTGTCAAATTCAGCTTCAAGCTGATGGCAACTTGAAGTGGGAATATTAGTCTAGGGAGGTTAGTGAGATAGGAATTAGAGTTTAGTTCTTAGGTAACAgagtttgtaacttgaatttgcaaaGACTGCGTTGTATTGGAGTTTGGGAAAAATCCTACAGAGGTGTAGGTCATGGTTTTTTCACCCTTTGTAAGCCGAGtagtttccacgtaaaaatacAGTGTCCTTACTTCTCTGGTCTTTATTATTTTGCTAATGTTAGCTTGGAACAGGTAGAGTAACTTGGTCTATCCTATAGGAGAAAATCAGGTATAACATGTGGTGATGCAGAATATCAGTTAGCAAAGTTTATATATTTCAGGacatagaaagaaaaaatgtaaaatgaTATATGGGGAACAAGAGAAGAATAAcgaaggaaaacaaaagaaatgggAAGGAGAAATAAATACAAGGAAGACAAATGAAAGGAAAGAGACAGCGATCGGCTGAAGGGAGGGAACAAGACGAGTAGATTGGATGCAGGAAAGGGTATAAGTCAGCTACAATGGCCTTTTTTCTCTTGAGGGGTTGGATCAACCAGCGGCAGAGTAAAGCAATCTGCATGAAAGAGGAGTTGCTGGAGGTAGCACTATGTAACTAGAAAGGCTCTATATTGGAGAGAGATGGAGAGCAAGAAGGTAGGAGGAACAGAATTGAAGCTAGCCCTATTTATAAGTGGGGATCAGAAGGATAATTCTCACTTTCTGATAGGGGTAATTCTCACACGTATCCATGGGATCTAATCCCTGGATATAAATAATACAGCCTTCCTTTGGGACAAATAATGAGCGAATTGGGTGATAAGTAATCAAACTACTCCAGTTCTGACTTGCAATTTTACCCAAAAGACTGGATTGATAAACTTCAAGAGTGATTAATTCCTATATGTTAACCAACTAATGTACTATGCTCAGTACTAATCACATGTTGGACATTCCTTTATGATCAATTGATAATCTATATCAAAATGTGCAGAAGAATCTAAGGAAAGATAATTCATAATCCTAAAGGAAACAAAATTGACTGACAGCACAGGCCCAAAGTGAAACAATCATGACAGTTGTTTCAGTGCTTTTACAAACAAAAGCAATATTAAAACCTCAGCAAAATGAAACAAGAACTGGGGAAAATCCTTGTTAAAACAAAATGGAAGAGCCTGTGTAGAgcaaaccaaaaacaaaacaaggTATAAAAAGGTATAGCAGATACCTTAGCAAGTTCTTGAGTGTACAAGGCACTCCAAAGTAAAGCAGGTTTTGCATCCCCAGTTTCAATTTGGTCATCTGCAGAATTACTATCTCCAGAACTTCCAGAAACAGGAATGCGAACAGCACATTGATGGCTGCATGTAACAGCTTCGTCCCCTGAACATCATCCTAACATAACCAATTGAGAGAGGGTACTAAGTACTAAAGAATTTACCGGAAGTTTGTAATTCCAATTCCATTCAATTTAATAGTACCAATTACTACTATATTTAGAGATATTACAATCAAACTACTGAAACCACTTCTTCGTGTTTTCAACATGGTTTCGAAAGCTTGACGGGGAATATTTGTTATAGGTAGCtgaacaaacttgacatatgaCTGTGGATGACTTAGGTTGAGTCTActaatgtaattttttgacttatgaagagaAGTAGTTAATGTGAGCAATAAAATTCTAATAGTGGAAGGCGGACTAAAGAGCACATCCTAAAAAAGATCACGAATATGAAGAGTGATATGTTAACAGTGATGTGTCAGAAGTCCGTACAGCATTAGAATAGTGGTGAGTATATTGCAGCTACACTGCTACTCAACTGAAGCACGTGGATTGCTATGGCCTGCTCAGGGAAGagagctggaaaaaaaaattgataaggtaaaaacaatcaaatatttaaatcaCTTAAAAAACAAAAGTGGATTAGGCATCTATCTCACATCTAGGAGGAAAAAATGCCAAACAATTGGCTACATCCAATTTCAAAGAGTGCTTTGAGATGCATATACTCCTCGCCAGCTTCTCAGTAGTATTTCCCGAGCCAAAATCACAAGCATCAGGGGAAGAATGAGGTGGTGGGGATTGAACCACAAAAGATGGAGCTAATATCAGCTTATTGCTGAACAATTCTTGTTCAGAAGCCAAGCAAACACCCTTGTAACACCCACTAGCTTGTGAAATCATGAAACAGCATGTCAACTCATGAACTTTACAAAAACTTAGTTGCACCAAACAAGCACGGTTGAAGTCTTATAGGAACAAGAATAGCATCTCTTTGAACCCTGTCCATAAGGAGAGAATAAACAGGCATCCGAAGAACCTGGAAACAAGTTGAAGATAGAATATTAGCCTCAGGGAAGACTACTAAGGAGAACAACAATTCAAAGAAATCCAGAAAATTAAACATCAATTAACGAGTACTGAAGAATGGATACGATAAACAGTGAATCAAATGTTTAGCACAATCAGAacttcatttttcaaatttctgaaTACAACGTAAATAATGAATGACGAAATCAAGACACAGagattgttttttttattacagAAGAAAAGGTAACAGAAGAGAAACCCAATCAAGAAAATATCTTCTATTTGACACGTAAAAAGCTGAGCTCATTCACTTAtcgaaaaattaaagttaaactCATATTGCAGTCGTCAAAGTTAAAGAACAATTTAGTTTGCCTAAACAGTAAACAGTAATATTTCAGGAGGCAAACAACAGTGTGAATCCTCCCCGACTGCTTGAAATGAGCTTCTTCCAATACTACAAGTAAGCTCATCAACATTTCTAACTGTAAAGCAGTAAGGCTAACTTGCAACTCATCACAAATGTATAGCTAACATTCTGAGGAATAAAAAATCAAGGCCAACAACTAGCTGCAAAACTATTCAATAGACTTTGCAGCTAGAGCTAAGCTCCCTAAGTTACATGCTCCTAAGT from Lycium ferocissimum isolate CSIRO_LF1 chromosome 2, AGI_CSIRO_Lferr_CH_V1, whole genome shotgun sequence includes:
- the LOC132034279 gene encoding rab escort protein 1-like, whose amino-acid sequence is MISQASGCYKGVCLASEQELFSNKLILAPSFVVQSPPPHSSPDACDFGSGNTTEKLARSICISKHSLKLDVANCLAFFPPRWDEAVTCSHQCAVRIPVSGSSGDSNSADDQIETGDAKPALLWSALYTQELAKFQDVLDNIICTPCQMGVLP